A genomic stretch from Porphyromonadaceae bacterium W3.11 includes:
- the pncB gene encoding nicotinate phosphoribosyltransferase: MSEGIILSILDTDLYKFTTGYAYAKLFPRARGRFSFFDRSETIYPQGFDKLVREELEKMSQLKLTDEEADFLRRECPYLPPFYIDYIKGYQYDPREVDVKLDEEGHLSISAEGLLYRITMWETPILAIVSELFYRVAGDKPDLEHVRTQAIEKAKMMKENGLQVSIFGMRRRFSSSVEDEITGLLKKYAGESLFGTSNVYFAMKHNIRVTGTHPHEWVQFHAALYGYKMANYMSMEHWINVYDGDLGTVLTDTYTTDVFMRNFSKKHAMLFTSLRHDSGDPYLFVDKAVKRYKELKIDPMLKYLVFSDSLNIPKAVDIKEYCKGKITATFGIGTNLTNDVGHDVVPMNIVMKLVACQVSPTQPWHHCVKLSDVEGKHTGDLGEIKLAQMTLGISTK; this comes from the coding sequence ATGAGTGAAGGAATAATACTCAGTATATTGGATACTGATCTATATAAATTTACGACTGGCTATGCTTATGCTAAGCTATTTCCGAGAGCAAGAGGTCGCTTTTCTTTCTTTGATCGGAGTGAGACGATTTATCCTCAAGGCTTTGATAAACTAGTACGCGAGGAGCTGGAGAAGATGAGTCAATTAAAATTAACTGATGAGGAAGCTGATTTTTTACGTCGGGAATGTCCATATCTACCTCCTTTCTACATAGACTACATTAAAGGGTATCAATATGACCCTAGAGAGGTGGATGTGAAGCTAGACGAGGAGGGACACCTGAGTATTTCTGCTGAGGGCCTTCTTTATCGTATTACAATGTGGGAGACACCAATATTGGCTATCGTCTCAGAGTTATTCTATAGGGTAGCTGGAGATAAACCAGATCTTGAGCATGTGCGGACGCAGGCGATAGAGAAGGCGAAGATGATGAAGGAAAATGGCCTTCAAGTATCTATCTTTGGGATGAGACGCCGTTTTAGTAGTAGTGTGGAAGACGAAATCACAGGGCTGCTTAAGAAATATGCAGGAGAAAGTCTCTTTGGTACTTCTAATGTGTATTTTGCTATGAAGCACAACATCCGTGTGACTGGTACTCATCCTCATGAATGGGTCCAATTTCATGCAGCGCTCTATGGATACAAGATGGCTAATTATATGTCTATGGAGCATTGGATTAATGTATATGATGGGGACTTAGGTACTGTATTGACTGATACCTATACCACTGATGTGTTTATGCGGAACTTCAGTAAGAAGCATGCCATGCTTTTCACATCCCTAAGGCATGATAGTGGGGATCCTTATCTTTTTGTGGATAAGGCGGTCAAGCGTTATAAGGAGCTGAAGATAGATCCTATGCTCAAATATCTGGTATTTAGTGATAGCCTTAATATTCCAAAGGCAGTTGATATAAAAGAGTATTGTAAGGGTAAGATCACAGCGACATTTGGTATCGGTACTAATCTAACTAACGATGTAGGCCATGATGTCGTCCCTATGAATATCGTCATGAAGTTAGTGGCGTGTCAGGTATCTCCAACACAGCCTTGGCATCACTGCGTGAAGCTGTCAGATGTTGAGGGAAAGCATACTGGAGATCTTGGAGAGATAAAACTAGCTCAGATGACGTTAGGTATTTCCACTAAATAA
- a CDS encoding biopolymer transporter ExbD — protein MARRKKKVPSINGSSTADISFILLLFFLLTTSMGSDTGIARQLPPAVPPDQQDVSIDVNRRNMLRVLVNNRGQILANGEELSLEGLRMKIKEFVLNVNDKEDLPERSLVEFPYVGMQKVTKNHVISLTNDVDTRYEDYIAVQNELTRAYTELREERAIQLFGASFEDLSTDQQKVLVDMYPQKISEANPKEYGKK, from the coding sequence ATGGCACGTCGAAAGAAAAAGGTTCCTAGTATTAATGGATCCTCAACCGCCGATATCTCTTTTATTCTGCTGCTTTTCTTCCTATTGACTACTTCAATGGGTTCTGATACTGGTATTGCCAGACAATTACCCCCTGCTGTTCCACCAGATCAGCAAGATGTGTCAATTGATGTGAATCGTCGTAACATGCTCCGTGTCTTGGTGAATAACCGAGGTCAAATCCTTGCTAATGGAGAAGAACTTTCTCTAGAGGGCCTTAGGATGAAGATTAAGGAGTTTGTTCTTAACGTGAATGACAAAGAGGATTTACCTGAGCGTTCACTTGTGGAATTCCCATACGTTGGCATGCAGAAAGTCACTAAGAATCACGTTATTTCATTAACGAATGACGTGGATACAAGATATGAGGATTATATTGCTGTTCAGAATGAGCTGACAAGAGCCTATACTGAGCTTCGTGAAGAGAGAGCAATTCAGTTATTTGGAGCTTCTTTTGAAGATCTTTCTACTGATCAGCAGAAAGTCCTTGTAGATATGTACCCTCAGAAGATTTCTGAGGCGAACCCGAAAGAATACGGTAAAAAGTAA
- a CDS encoding oligopeptide transporter, OPT family encodes MSTEQPQVRKGELPENAYRPLRSGEKYIPVVNSNKVKEVTAYSVGWGILMAVIFSAATAYLGLKVGQVFEAAIPIAIIAAGITTATKRKNALLENVMIQSIGAASGVVVAGAIFTIPAIFILSDKYPGQMHVDFFQIFLSALLGGILGILMLVPFRRYFVKDMHGEFPFPEATATTQVLLSSEKGGAQAKPLLISGVIGGLYDFAVSTLGAWHEVFSSRILLYGAAFAEKTKLVFKLNTGAAVMGLGYIIGLKYAAIICAGSALVWWVIVPLMSAFWGGDIMAFGDPAITIPIGQMSAEEIFTNYGRNIGIGGIAMAGLISIWNSRKIITGAIKLAGTELKGKTDSVKSEDTPRTDRDISMKFIVWGVLLALVAIGLFFYIAVVHHNALWAIVGVILVAIIAFLFTTVAANAIAIVGSNPVSGMTLMTLILASVVLVAVGMNGPSGMVSALIIGVVVCTALSMAGGFITDLKIGYWLGSTPKAQQSWKFLGTLVAAATVCGVVIILEKAYGFTGEGSLSAPQANAMAALIEPLMMGGGGKWALYGIGALLALVLTLIKVPALPFALGMFIPLQLNLPLIVGGFISWYVGSRSKDAALNKARKDKGTLLASGFIAGGALMGVVSAILKLMGVDLISQVWLGNVWSHVVTVVMYIAIFYYLIRSSKKVEVE; translated from the coding sequence ATGAGTACCGAACAGCCGCAAGTTAGGAAGGGTGAGCTTCCCGAAAATGCGTACCGTCCGCTCAGGTCAGGTGAAAAATACATACCTGTAGTGAACTCTAATAAAGTGAAGGAGGTTACCGCTTATAGTGTGGGGTGGGGGATCCTTATGGCCGTGATTTTTAGTGCCGCTACTGCTTATCTGGGTCTCAAGGTAGGCCAGGTATTTGAGGCCGCGATACCGATTGCTATTATTGCAGCGGGTATCACAACCGCGACTAAGAGGAAGAATGCACTTCTCGAGAACGTAATGATACAGAGTATCGGTGCCGCTAGTGGTGTAGTGGTGGCTGGTGCTATCTTTACGATTCCTGCCATATTCATTCTTAGTGATAAATATCCTGGGCAGATGCATGTGGATTTCTTCCAGATCTTTTTGAGTGCTTTGCTGGGAGGAATTCTAGGGATATTGATGCTGGTACCATTCCGTCGTTATTTTGTGAAGGATATGCACGGAGAGTTCCCTTTCCCTGAAGCAACAGCTACAACTCAGGTCTTGCTTAGTAGTGAGAAGGGTGGTGCACAAGCGAAGCCATTGCTGATATCTGGAGTAATTGGAGGTCTATATGACTTTGCGGTATCTACTCTTGGTGCATGGCATGAAGTCTTCAGCTCTAGAATTTTGCTATACGGTGCAGCATTTGCTGAGAAGACCAAGTTGGTCTTTAAGCTTAATACAGGAGCTGCCGTGATGGGGCTAGGCTATATTATCGGGCTGAAGTATGCGGCGATTATCTGTGCAGGTTCAGCACTTGTTTGGTGGGTTATTGTGCCACTTATGAGTGCCTTCTGGGGTGGCGATATTATGGCTTTTGGTGATCCTGCTATTACTATCCCTATTGGCCAAATGTCAGCTGAGGAGATCTTCACTAATTATGGTCGAAATATCGGTATCGGTGGTATCGCTATGGCGGGACTCATTAGTATCTGGAATAGCCGTAAGATTATTACAGGGGCGATAAAGCTAGCAGGTACCGAATTAAAGGGGAAGACAGATTCTGTGAAGTCAGAAGATACCCCTAGGACAGATCGTGACATCAGTATGAAGTTTATAGTCTGGGGGGTGCTTTTAGCCCTTGTTGCTATAGGTCTATTCTTCTATATTGCAGTCGTGCATCATAATGCCTTGTGGGCTATTGTGGGTGTGATATTGGTTGCTATCATCGCATTCTTATTTACGACTGTAGCTGCTAATGCCATTGCAATTGTTGGATCAAACCCCGTATCCGGTATGACTTTAATGACGCTTATTTTGGCAAGTGTCGTATTAGTCGCAGTCGGGATGAATGGTCCTAGTGGCATGGTGTCAGCCCTTATTATAGGTGTGGTCGTTTGTACTGCCTTATCTATGGCAGGTGGTTTTATTACAGACCTTAAGATTGGTTACTGGTTGGGTTCGACACCGAAAGCTCAGCAGAGTTGGAAGTTCCTTGGGACATTAGTAGCAGCCGCTACAGTATGCGGAGTGGTCATCATTCTTGAGAAGGCTTATGGATTTACTGGTGAAGGTTCATTGAGTGCTCCACAAGCTAATGCCATGGCTGCACTGATAGAGCCTCTGATGATGGGTGGCGGAGGAAAATGGGCCTTATACGGTATCGGAGCGTTATTAGCATTGGTGCTAACGCTTATCAAAGTTCCTGCACTACCATTTGCTTTGGGTATGTTTATTCCTTTACAGCTAAACCTTCCGCTAATCGTAGGTGGCTTTATTAGCTGGTACGTAGGATCACGCTCTAAAGATGCTGCCCTTAATAAGGCACGTAAGGATAAGGGTACATTATTGGCGAGTGGTTTTATCGCCGGTGGTGCATTAATGGGAGTTGTTAGTGCTATTCTTAAACTAATGGGCGTAGATCTTATTAGCCAAGTGTGGTTAGGAAATGTTTGGAGCCATGTAGTCACTGTCGTGATGTATATAGCGATATTTTATTACTTAATCCGTTCTAGTAAAAAAGTAGAAGTGGAGTGA
- a CDS encoding MotA/TolQ/ExbB proton channel family protein, translated as MKRFLASIALMGLLTLGFTNAVFAQDETENAAAPATEEMTQEAAAVEDAVNAEVPVEASTGGFHQELKSKFIDGGAEFMAAVSIVLILGLAFCLERIIYLNLADVNNDKFLDQINSKLQVNDVEGALALARDTRGPVASITYQALTRLGQGLDVVERSITAYGGVQAGLLEKNMSWITLFIAMAPSLGFLGTVTGMVIAFDTIEIVGDISPTVVAGGMKVALITTIFGLIVALILQVFYNYILAKYEAILNNMEDASITLVDYVVDHQVKYANK; from the coding sequence ATGAAAAGATTTTTAGCAAGCATCGCACTGATGGGCCTTCTTACGCTTGGCTTCACCAATGCAGTTTTTGCACAAGATGAGACAGAAAATGCCGCTGCTCCTGCAACAGAGGAGATGACTCAGGAAGCCGCTGCGGTAGAGGATGCAGTTAATGCTGAGGTTCCTGTAGAAGCATCAACAGGTGGCTTTCACCAAGAACTTAAGTCTAAGTTCATTGATGGTGGTGCTGAGTTCATGGCTGCAGTATCAATTGTGCTTATCCTAGGTCTAGCATTCTGCTTAGAGCGTATCATTTATCTAAACCTAGCAGACGTTAATAACGATAAATTCCTAGATCAGATTAACAGCAAACTTCAAGTGAACGATGTAGAGGGTGCTCTTGCACTTGCACGTGACACTCGTGGTCCCGTTGCATCTATCACATATCAAGCACTTACCCGTCTAGGTCAGGGTCTTGATGTTGTAGAGCGTTCTATCACTGCTTATGGTGGTGTTCAAGCTGGTCTTCTAGAGAAGAACATGTCATGGATTACCCTATTTATTGCAATGGCTCCATCTCTAGGTTTCTTGGGTACTGTAACTGGTATGGTTATCGCGTTCGATACAATTGAGATCGTTGGTGATATTAGCCCAACAGTAGTAGCAGGAGGTATGAAGGTGGCTCTTATTACTACCATCTTTGGTCTTATTGTAGCACTTATCCTTCAGGTATTCTATAACTATATCCTAGCTAAGTATGAGGCTATCCTTAATAACATGGAGGATGCTTCTATTACTCTAGTTGACTACGTTGTTGATCACCAAGTAAAGTACGCAAATAAATAA
- a CDS encoding polyprenyl synthetase family protein — MKIDLNRELEIVANEMAALKLDQKQPKGLYEPMHYLLEQGGKRLRPLIVLLAYQAYRGEDNYTPVLPILRAVELFHNFSLLHDDVMDDAPMRRGVPTVYKKWGANTAILSGDGMLVEAYRQLEDVEPKYLPQVLKRFNEMAIAVCEGQQYDTDYEDCPLSQITLGEYMDMIRLKTSHLFMGASSLGALVAGAPEGDVALMGRGVELMGQAFQVMDDWLDVFGEAKFGKIKGGDIFEGKRTWLLISAYAKASGRVSEILALDDDSEKISKMTRLYEEIGIGALALKEVDLLSQRAIDCLDQLSIPNERILKMKNLFAHLVERKI; from the coding sequence ATGAAGATTGACCTGAATAGAGAGTTAGAGATAGTCGCTAACGAAATGGCGGCCCTAAAGCTCGACCAAAAGCAACCAAAAGGCCTTTACGAGCCGATGCATTATTTATTAGAGCAGGGGGGTAAAAGATTGAGGCCTTTGATTGTCCTACTTGCCTATCAAGCTTATCGAGGAGAGGATAACTATACCCCAGTTTTGCCTATTCTTAGAGCTGTAGAGCTATTTCATAACTTCTCTCTCTTGCATGACGATGTGATGGATGACGCCCCAATGCGTCGAGGAGTGCCCACCGTTTATAAGAAATGGGGTGCGAATACTGCTATCCTTTCAGGAGATGGAATGTTAGTGGAGGCGTATAGACAACTTGAGGATGTTGAGCCGAAATATCTACCCCAAGTGCTGAAACGTTTTAATGAGATGGCTATAGCTGTATGCGAAGGACAGCAGTATGATACCGATTATGAAGATTGTCCATTATCTCAAATTACACTTGGAGAGTATATGGATATGATTCGACTCAAAACCTCTCATCTCTTTATGGGAGCCAGCTCTCTCGGTGCACTGGTTGCTGGAGCACCTGAAGGAGATGTGGCATTGATGGGACGAGGCGTGGAGTTGATGGGTCAGGCCTTTCAAGTCATGGATGATTGGTTGGATGTTTTTGGAGAAGCTAAGTTTGGAAAGATCAAAGGTGGTGACATTTTTGAAGGAAAGAGAACCTGGCTCTTGATCTCTGCTTATGCTAAAGCTTCAGGGCGTGTATCAGAGATTCTAGCCTTAGATGATGATAGTGAAAAGATATCAAAGATGACTCGCCTCTATGAAGAGATTGGAATTGGAGCTTTGGCACTTAAAGAAGTTGATCTCTTAAGCCAAAGAGCAATCGATTGTCTCGACCAACTTTCAATTCCAAATGAAAGGATCTTAAAGATGAAGAACCTTTTTGCTCACTTGGTAGAGCGTAAGATTTGA
- a CDS encoding DNA topoisomerase IV subunit B, which yields MEHIRLRPGMYIGKLGDGTSKDDGIYVLLKEVIDNSIDEYTMGYGSEIIINIDEDMRHVTIRDHGRGIPQGSLVKAVGTMNTGAKYDNEVFKKVVGLNGVGLKAVNALSTTLVVTSYRDGYAKRVVFEKGKLIEDCELYETTEKDGTEVDFLPDDTLFKNYRYQIEYVQEMLRMYAYLQPGLKMVLNGHKFVSKNGLLDLLEESMTSNPLYPIIHFRGKDIEVAITHSTQYGEEYYSFVNGQNTIHGGTHLSAYKEAIGRTIRDFFGKNFDFNDIRSGITAAISIRIQEPLFESQTKTKLGSREIEEGGTSIQKFVNDFLKENLDDYLHIHTETSEALLKKIQENERERKALSGISKAAKERVKKASIHNKKLRDCSQHLNDPKSKRGKETQIFITEGLSASGSITQSRDAEYQAVFSLRGKPLNCYGRKKEVVYENEEFNLLQAALNIEDGMDGLRYEKVIVATDADVDGMHIRLLLITFFLRFFPDLVRQNHVFILQTPLFRVRDKKDNNTIYCYDESERNEAIKKLGKGCTVTRFKGLGEIRPEEFKEFIGDNIRLDPVSMKKEDNVQELLEFYMGSNTPVRQDFIVSNLEPED from the coding sequence ATGGAGCATATCCGGCTGCGTCCCGGTATGTATATAGGTAAGCTAGGGGATGGAACGTCTAAGGACGATGGTATCTATGTGCTACTAAAGGAGGTGATCGACAATTCCATCGATGAGTACACGATGGGATATGGTTCGGAGATCATCATTAATATAGATGAAGATATGCGACATGTCACTATCCGTGACCATGGACGAGGTATTCCACAAGGTTCTCTAGTTAAGGCTGTCGGTACTATGAATACCGGTGCTAAATATGATAATGAGGTCTTTAAAAAAGTCGTGGGGCTAAACGGAGTGGGGTTAAAGGCAGTAAATGCACTTAGCACAACCCTCGTGGTAACCTCCTATAGAGATGGCTATGCTAAGCGAGTAGTTTTTGAAAAAGGAAAGTTGATAGAGGACTGTGAACTCTATGAGACTACTGAAAAGGACGGGACAGAAGTAGACTTTCTCCCAGATGATACACTATTTAAGAACTACCGCTACCAAATAGAATATGTTCAGGAAATGCTACGAATGTATGCATATCTTCAACCTGGACTTAAGATGGTATTGAATGGCCATAAGTTTGTCTCCAAGAATGGACTACTCGATCTTCTTGAAGAGAGCATGACTAGTAACCCTCTATATCCAATCATTCACTTTAGAGGGAAAGACATTGAGGTCGCTATAACTCACTCTACGCAGTATGGAGAGGAGTATTATTCATTTGTAAATGGACAGAATACCATTCATGGCGGTACTCACCTATCCGCATATAAGGAGGCTATTGGGCGTACAATACGAGATTTCTTCGGTAAGAATTTTGATTTTAATGACATTCGCTCTGGCATCACAGCTGCGATTAGTATCCGAATTCAGGAGCCCCTATTTGAGAGTCAAACAAAGACCAAGCTAGGGTCAAGAGAGATTGAAGAGGGAGGTACCTCTATTCAAAAGTTTGTGAATGACTTTCTTAAGGAAAATCTGGACGATTACCTTCATATCCATACTGAGACATCCGAAGCTTTGCTGAAGAAGATTCAAGAGAATGAGCGAGAAAGAAAAGCTCTTTCTGGGATCAGTAAAGCGGCGAAAGAGAGGGTGAAAAAAGCGTCTATTCACAATAAGAAACTTCGAGATTGTTCGCAGCATCTCAATGACCCTAAGTCCAAACGAGGTAAAGAGACTCAGATATTTATTACAGAGGGTCTATCCGCTAGTGGGAGTATTACTCAGAGTAGGGATGCTGAGTATCAGGCCGTATTTTCTCTAAGAGGAAAGCCCCTTAATTGTTATGGGAGGAAGAAAGAAGTGGTCTATGAAAATGAAGAGTTTAACCTCCTTCAGGCTGCCCTAAACATTGAGGATGGTATGGATGGGCTAAGGTATGAAAAAGTGATCGTTGCTACCGATGCCGATGTGGATGGTATGCACATCCGCTTGCTCCTCATAACATTTTTCCTTAGATTTTTCCCTGATCTGGTCCGACAAAATCATGTCTTTATCTTACAGACGCCTCTTTTTAGGGTTCGTGACAAGAAGGATAATAATACTATATATTGTTATGATGAGTCCGAACGTAATGAAGCGATAAAGAAATTGGGCAAAGGATGTACCGTGACACGCTTTAAGGGTCTTGGAGAAATAAGACCCGAGGAATTCAAGGAATTCATAGGCGATAACATACGATTAGATCCTGTAAGTATGAAGAAGGAAGATAATGTACAAGAATTGCTAGAGTTCTATATGGGTAGTAATACCCCTGTACGTCAGGACTTCATTGTTAGCAATTTGGAGCCAGAGGATTAA
- a CDS encoding TatD family hydrolase, whose product MIIDTHSHIYYVTGEDYSYADDIELVLERAKAEGVRCVLLPNVDLDSFPQMMSLVASNPEMCYPMIGLHPTSVGAEYSHVLDRLEIELRRDPTRFVGIGEIGLDYHWDLTYKEEMIKALRRQIGWALEYDLPVSVHSRDAEADVISILSEYPDLRGVIHAYGGSREVLMKALSLENFMIGITGVLTFKNGALKEVIKGVLPLDRIVIETDAPYLTPVPYRGKRNEPSYLKYVVKDLASLYECEEEQLKDRLFENSVKMFNLAL is encoded by the coding sequence ATGATAATAGATACACATTCACATATATATTACGTCACGGGAGAGGATTATAGTTATGCTGACGATATAGAGCTAGTCCTAGAGCGTGCTAAAGCTGAGGGTGTTAGATGCGTCCTGCTTCCCAACGTGGATTTAGATTCGTTTCCACAGATGATGAGCTTAGTGGCAAGTAATCCAGAGATGTGCTATCCCATGATCGGGTTACATCCTACTAGTGTCGGGGCAGAATATAGTCATGTTCTAGATCGTCTAGAGATTGAACTACGCCGAGATCCCACTCGGTTTGTAGGGATAGGAGAGATTGGCCTAGATTATCACTGGGATCTGACGTATAAGGAAGAGATGATAAAAGCACTCAGACGACAGATTGGGTGGGCTCTTGAGTATGACCTCCCAGTAAGTGTTCATAGTCGAGATGCAGAAGCCGATGTGATCTCTATCTTATCCGAGTATCCAGATTTGAGAGGAGTCATTCATGCCTATGGAGGAAGTCGAGAGGTGCTCATGAAAGCCCTTTCGTTAGAGAATTTTATGATAGGTATTACTGGAGTATTAACCTTTAAGAATGGTGCCCTGAAAGAAGTCATAAAGGGCGTCTTACCTCTTGATCGAATCGTGATAGAGACGGATGCTCCCTATTTAACACCAGTTCCATATCGAGGGAAGCGTAACGAGCCATCATATCTCAAATATGTAGTGAAAGATCTGGCTAGTTTATATGAATGTGAGGAGGAACAGCTGAAAGATAGACTTTTTGAGAATTCCGTTAAAATGTTTAACTTAGCACTCTAA
- the rho gene encoding transcription termination factor Rho, which yields MANSYTLLELNKLNEDELKNVAKELGIKVSNKDTDRRNLEYQILDAQAIQMAAKMRGDNKPEKKGAPQKKTNTRNTRTNNKKNQADDSQKNAIEKAKAATEKPRRAAAKKSENKESEDDNNKDSSTKAAPKKRGRPRKNAATQKKEADTSKKNDASNQEEKPAETPNNKVSAEDDKNTKTTDSKQETSKPTVFVNRNAQNKTVLTDMIGMMSSGTQPKKAETKTVEESKQDNTKQATAAQEKQKAESQDKPQEHQAQSKQQDQQRKTHDNRQGQNQQSSNNRAPQNDHHYDFGDSLHTVGVLEILPDGYGFIRSSDYNYLSSPDDVYVSQQQIKNYGLKTGDVVEAVVTLPRDKDKYFPMKRVERLNGCDPKKIRDRVPFDYLTPLFPTEKFKLEAASSTKVYDKQAMRIVDLFTPIGKGQRGLIVAQPKTGKTMLLKDIANAIAHNHPEVYMMILLIDERPEEVTDMARNVNAEVIASTFDEPAEQHVKIADIVLQKAKRLVECGHDVVILLDSITRLARAYNTVQPASGKVLSGGVDANALQKPKRFFGAARNIEGGGSLTILATALTDTGSKMDEVIFEEFKGTGNMELQLDRRLSNKRIYPAIDLQSSSTRRDDLLQNPDVQSRMWVLRRLIGEMTTAEAMEFLKTRIDNTVDNIEFLASMNG from the coding sequence ATGGCAAATAGTTACACGCTACTTGAGCTAAACAAACTCAATGAAGATGAGTTGAAAAATGTAGCTAAAGAGCTTGGCATCAAAGTCTCTAATAAAGATACAGACCGACGTAATTTGGAGTATCAGATTTTGGATGCACAGGCTATTCAGATGGCTGCTAAAATGCGCGGCGACAACAAACCTGAAAAGAAGGGAGCACCGCAAAAGAAAACAAATACTAGAAACACACGCACAAACAACAAAAAAAATCAAGCTGACGATTCCCAAAAGAATGCTATAGAAAAAGCTAAAGCAGCTACAGAAAAACCTCGTAGAGCCGCAGCGAAAAAGTCTGAGAATAAAGAGTCTGAAGATGATAATAACAAAGACTCTTCAACAAAGGCTGCTCCTAAAAAAAGAGGACGTCCTAGAAAGAATGCTGCGACACAAAAGAAGGAAGCGGATACATCTAAGAAGAACGACGCAAGCAATCAAGAGGAAAAGCCTGCTGAAACTCCTAATAACAAGGTATCAGCAGAGGATGACAAGAATACCAAGACTACTGATTCTAAGCAAGAAACTTCTAAGCCTACCGTTTTTGTCAATAGAAATGCACAAAACAAAACTGTCCTTACGGACATGATAGGTATGATGTCTTCGGGCACTCAACCTAAAAAAGCAGAGACAAAAACAGTGGAAGAATCAAAACAGGATAATACTAAACAGGCTACAGCAGCTCAAGAAAAGCAAAAAGCTGAGTCGCAAGATAAGCCTCAAGAGCATCAAGCTCAATCCAAGCAACAAGATCAACAACGTAAGACTCATGACAACCGTCAGGGGCAAAATCAACAGTCATCTAATAATAGGGCTCCTCAGAATGACCATCATTATGACTTTGGAGATTCACTACATACTGTCGGTGTACTAGAAATCTTACCTGACGGATATGGATTTATTCGTAGTAGTGACTATAATTATCTATCATCTCCAGATGATGTCTACGTATCGCAACAGCAAATTAAGAACTATGGACTAAAGACGGGTGATGTCGTAGAGGCTGTAGTGACTCTTCCAAGAGATAAAGACAAGTATTTCCCAATGAAGAGGGTAGAACGTCTTAATGGATGCGATCCTAAGAAGATTCGTGACAGGGTGCCATTTGACTATCTTACACCTCTATTCCCAACTGAGAAGTTCAAACTAGAGGCGGCCTCTAGCACCAAGGTGTACGACAAGCAAGCTATGCGTATCGTAGATCTATTCACTCCTATTGGTAAAGGACAGCGTGGATTGATCGTTGCACAGCCTAAGACTGGTAAGACAATGTTGCTGAAGGATATTGCCAATGCGATAGCACACAATCATCCAGAGGTTTATATGATGATCCTTTTGATTGATGAGCGTCCAGAAGAGGTTACCGACATGGCTCGTAATGTGAATGCTGAGGTCATCGCCTCTACTTTTGATGAACCAGCCGAACAGCACGTTAAGATCGCGGATATCGTCTTGCAGAAAGCTAAAAGATTGGTGGAATGTGGTCATGATGTCGTAATCCTACTTGACTCTATCACTCGTCTAGCCCGTGCATACAATACCGTACAGCCAGCTAGTGGCAAGGTACTATCTGGTGGTGTAGATGCTAATGCACTACAAAAGCCGAAGCGCTTCTTCGGAGCGGCACGAAATATCGAAGGCGGTGGTAGCCTAACCATCCTAGCAACGGCTCTTACTGATACTGGATCTAAGATGGACGAAGTGATCTTTGAGGAATTCAAGGGAACTGGTAATATGGAGCTTCAATTAGACCGTCGACTATCCAATAAGAGGATCTATCCAGCTATTGACCTCCAGAGCTCTAGTACTCGTAGGGATGATCTACTTCAAAATCCAGATGTTCAAAGTCGTATGTGGGTACTTCGTCGTTTGATTGGCGAGATGACCACAGCCGAAGCTATGGAATTCCTAAAGACTAGGATAGATAACACCGTAGATAATATCGAATTCCTTGCCTCCATGAATGGGTAA
- a CDS encoding biopolymer transporter ExbD: MARFTKDGSREVPELNTMSLPDLIFAFLFFIMMVTSIREVTMMVQVQLPAATELTKMEKKSLATYIYMGEPLKQYQAKYGVEAAIQLNDKFATTNDIFDYIAQEKSSMSEADAQYMTTILKIDKDAKMGLITEVKQKLREADARKIFYSARRAQK; this comes from the coding sequence ATGGCTAGATTTACAAAAGATGGAAGCCGTGAAGTTCCTGAACTGAATACCATGTCATTACCTGACTTGATCTTCGCGTTCTTGTTCTTCATTATGATGGTGACCTCTATCCGTGAAGTGACTATGATGGTGCAAGTTCAGCTTCCTGCAGCTACTGAGCTGACGAAGATGGAGAAAAAGTCGCTTGCTACGTATATTTATATGGGTGAGCCACTGAAGCAGTATCAAGCAAAGTACGGAGTAGAAGCCGCTATTCAGCTTAATGATAAGTTTGCTACTACAAATGATATCTTTGACTATATCGCTCAAGAAAAGTCGTCAATGTCTGAGGCTGATGCACAGTATATGACAACAATTCTTAAGATCGATAAAGATGCTAAGATGGGTTTGATTACAGAAGTAAAACAGAAGTTGAGAGAGGCTGATGCTAGAAAGATTTTCTACTCTGCTCGTAGAGCACAGAAATAA